One Bacteroidota bacterium genomic window carries:
- a CDS encoding DMT family transporter, translating into MKKHLSTDSKVFPFLSLIVLAVIWGSSFILMKRGLEAYSPIQVGALRVVLSALVLLPVAWKHYHLYLKKYWKHFLFFACVTNLLPAILFAQAQSQISSSLAGILNSMSPIFTFGIGIIFFAAPFKVNQAAGLIMGIAGSVMLILFSGGGLGDINYYAFFVVLATMFYGLGNNFLRKYFMGIPPVALTAVSFMTVLPVAFIILVLSGFAGTVTTHPLALQSLGYVVILAIVGTAMSLILFNKLIQSTSAVFASTVTYLIPIVAVGWGLLDGETISVMHIGGLILIISGIWFVSKG; encoded by the coding sequence ATGAAAAAACATCTCAGTACCGACAGTAAAGTTTTCCCTTTTCTCTCCCTTATTGTTCTGGCAGTCATTTGGGGCAGTTCATTTATTTTAATGAAAAGGGGACTTGAGGCGTATTCGCCAATCCAGGTTGGTGCCCTCAGGGTTGTTCTTTCCGCTTTGGTCTTACTGCCTGTAGCCTGGAAACATTATCATTTGTATCTTAAAAAGTATTGGAAACACTTCCTCTTTTTCGCATGTGTGACCAATCTGCTGCCTGCAATTCTTTTCGCACAGGCACAATCACAGATATCAAGTTCTCTCGCAGGAATTCTCAACAGCATGTCACCCATATTTACATTCGGAATCGGAATAATTTTTTTCGCCGCACCATTCAAAGTAAATCAGGCAGCCGGACTTATAATGGGAATAGCAGGTTCAGTGATGTTGATTCTTTTCAGTGGCGGGGGACTCGGCGATATTAATTACTATGCATTTTTTGTCGTGCTCGCTACGATGTTCTACGGACTCGGCAACAACTTCCTTAGAAAATATTTCATGGGAATTCCTCCTGTAGCACTTACCGCAGTATCCTTTATGACCGTGCTTCCTGTAGCTTTCATTATTCTTGTTTTGTCGGGATTTGCGGGTACTGTAACGACACATCCACTCGCTCTTCAATCACTGGGATATGTCGTTATTCTTGCCATTGTTGGAACCGCCATGTCGCTCATCCTGTTCAACAAACTGATACAATCAACTTCAGCGGTATTTGCATCCACCGTGACTTACCTGATACCGATTGTTGCTGTAGGTTGGGGCTTGCTGGATGGTGAGACGATCTCGGTAATGCACATCGGGGGACTGATCCTGATCATTTCGGGTATCTGGTTTGTGAGCAAGGGATAA